In Camelina sativa cultivar DH55 chromosome 16, Cs, whole genome shotgun sequence, a single window of DNA contains:
- the LOC104752859 gene encoding coatomer subunit alpha-1-like isoform X2: MCASFHPKEDLVVSASLDQTVRVWDIGALRKKTVSPADDIMRLTQMNSDLFGGVDAIVKYVLEGHDRGVNWAAFHPSLPLIVSGADDRQVKLWRMNETKAWEVDTLRGHMNNVSSVMFHAKQDIIVSNSEDKSIRVWDATKRTGLQTFRREHDRFWILAVHPEMNLLAAGHDSGMIVFKLERERPAFALSGDSLFYAKDRFLRYYEYSTQRDSQVIPIRRPGTPSLNQSPRTLSYSPTENAVLICSDLDGGSYELYIIPKDSVGRNDVVQDAKRGTGGSAVFIARNRFAVLEKSTSQVLVKNLKNEVVKKSSLPIPTDAIFYAGTGNLLCRSEDKVVIFDLQQRLVLGELQTPFVRYVVWSSDMESVALLSKHTIIIASKKLVLQCTLHETIRVKSGAWDDNGVFIYTTLNHIKYCLPNGDSGIIRTLDVPIYITKVSGNTIFCLDRDGKNNAITINATEYIFKLSLLRKRYDHVMSMIKNSQLCGQAMIAYLQQKGFPEVALHFVEDERIRFNLALESGNISVAVASATQINEKDHWYKLGVEALRQGNSGIVEFAYQQTKNFERLSFLYLITGNLDKLSKLMKIAEVKNNVMGQFHNALYLGDVKERVKILENAGHLPLAYITASVHGLNDIAERLATELGDNVPSLPEGKTPSLLMPPTPVMCGGDWPLLRVMKGIFEGGLESADRGGTVDEDDVGGDWGEELDINVDGMENRDIEDILAAAEGGEEDNDEEVGWGLEDLDLPPELDTPKASANARSSVFVTPPQGMPVSQIWSQKSSLAAEQAAAGSFDTAMRLLHRQLGIKNFTPLKSMFLDLFNGSHSYLRAFSSSPVVPLAIERGLSESSSPNVRGPPALVYDFSQLDEKLKSGYKATTSGKFTEALRLFLSILHTIPLVVVETRREVDEVKELIVIVKEYVLGLQMELKRREMKDDPVRQQELAAYFTHCNLQTPHLRLALLSAMGVCYKAKNLATAYNFAERLLESKPAENQAKMAKQVKQAADRNMTDATKLNYDFRNPFVICGSTYVPIYKGQKDVSCPYCTARFVPSQEGNICTVCDLAVIGADASGLLCSPSQVR, from the exons ATGTGTGCCTCTTTCCACCCAAAAGAAGACCTCGTTGTATCGGCATCCTTAGATCAGACTGTCCGTGTTTGGGATATTGGTGCTCTTAGGAAGAAGACTGTATCTCCTGCTGATGACATCATGAGGTTGACTCAGATGAATAGTGATCTTTTTGGTGGAGTTGATGCCATTGTCAAGTACGTCCTTGAAG GTCATGACAGAGGTGTAAACTGGGCTGCTTTTCATCCCTCCCTGCCTCTTATTGTCTCCGGTGCAGATGACCGCCAAGTAAAGCTGTGGCGTATGAATG AAACTAAAGCTTGGGAGGTGGATACATTGCGAGGCCATATGAATAACGTTTCATCTGTGATGTTCCATGCAAAACAGGACATAATTGTATCAAACTCTGAAGATAAGAGCATCCGTGTCTGGGATGCTACCAAGCGAACTGGACTTCAAACTTTCCGTCGTGAACATGATAGATTCTGGATTCTTGCAGTTCACCCTGAGATGAATTTACTAGCAGCAGGACATGACAGTGGCATGATCGTGTTCAAACTTGAGAGAGAACGTCCTGCATTTGCTTTGAGTGGTGATTCTTTGTTCTATGCCAAGGATAGATTCTTGCGGTACTACGAATATTCAACTCAAAGAGACTCCCAAGTTATCCCTATACGGCGTCCTGGTACTCCAAGCTTGAATCAAAGTCCGAGGACTCTATCATACAGTCCGACTGAAAATGCAGTTTTGATCTGCTCAGATCTGGATGGTGGTTCTTATGAGTTGTACATCATACCGAAAGATAGTGTTGGTAGGAATGACGTTGTGCAAGATGCAAAGAGAGGGACAGGTGGCTCTGCAGTATTCATTGCCCGTAACCGCTTTGCTGTTCTCGAGAAAAGCACCAGCCAGGTGCTAGTCAAGAATTTAAAGAATGAGGTGGTTAAAAAGAGTTCTCTTCCTATCCCCACAGATGCTATCTTTTATGCCGGAACTGGAAATTTACTTTGTCGATCTGAGGATAAAGTAGTTATATTTGACCTCCAGCAaaggcttgttcttggtgaacTTCAGACACCATTTGTTAGGTACGTTGTTTGGTCTAGTGATATGGAGAGTGTTGCTTTGCTCAGCAAACATACTATAATTATCGCGAGCAAAAAACTTGTTCTCCAGTGCACGCTTCATGAGACGATACGTGTGAAAAGTGGAGCTTGGGACGATAATGGTGTCTTCATTTACACGACGTTGAATCATATCAAGTACTGTCTTCCGAATGGAGATAGTGGAATCATCCGAACCCTGGATGTCCCAATCTATATCACCAAGGTGTCTGGTAATACAATATTTTGCTTGGATCGGGATGGGAAAAACAATGCTATCACCATTAATGCAACCGAGTACATTTTCAAGCTTTCACTTCTGAGAAAGAGATATGATCATGTAATGAGCATGATAAAGAACTCCCAGCTATGTGGACAGGCTATGATTGCTTACCTGCAGCAGAAAGGATTCCCTGAGGTTGCCCTCCATTTTGTTGAAGATGAGAGGATCCGATTCAACCTGGCTCTTGAAAGTGGCAACATCAGTGTGGCTGTTGCGTCCGCTACACAGATTAACGAGAAAGACCACTGGTATAAACTTGGGGTGGAGGCTCTTCGCCAAGGTAATTCTGGAATTGTTGAGTTTGCATACCAGCAGACAAAGAACTTTGAGAGGTTATCGTTTCTTTATCTCATTACTGGTAATTTGGACAAGCTTTCAAAGTTGATGAAGATTGCGGAAGTGAAGAACAACGTGATGGGTCAGTTTCACAATGCTCTCTACCTAGGAGATGTTAAAGAGCGTGTTAAAATTCTGGAGAATGCTGGTCATTTGCCTCTAGCTTATATCACGGCTTCGGTTCATGGCTTAAATGATATTGCTGAGCGACTGGCAACCGAGCTAGGAGACAACGTGCCCTCATTGCCTGAAGGGAAAACTCCATCGCTTCTTATGCCACCGACACCAGTCATGTGTGGTGGTGATTGGCCTCTTCTGAGAGTGATGAAAGGAATATTTGAAGGAGGACTTGAGAGTGCAGACAGAGGAGGTactgttgatgaagatgatgttggAGGCGATTGGGGCGAGGAACTTGACATAAATGTTGATGGAATGGAAAACAGAGACATTGAAGACATTTTGGCGGCTGCTGAAGGAGGTGAAGAAGATAACGATGAGGAAGTTGGATGGGGACTTGAAGACTTGGATCTCCCACCAGAGCTTGACACTCCTAAAGCCTCTGCTAATGCACGTTCTTCGGTTTTTGTGACACCTCCCCAAGGTATGCCCGTAAGTCAGATCTGGAGCCAGAAATCTTCTCTTGCTGCTGAGCAAGCTGCAGCTGGAAGCTTCGACACTGCAATGCGTCTGCTCCACAGACAGCTTGGTATAAAGAACTTTACACCTTTGAAATCGATGTTTCTTGATCTGTTCAATGGCAGCCATAGCTATCTGCGTGCGTTTTCTTCATCTCCTGTTGTTCCACTTGCCATTGAGCGAGGATTGAGCGAGTCTTCCAGTCCCAACGTCCGTGGCCCACCagctcttgtttatgatttctCTCAGCTAGACGAGAAACTCAAATCTGGCTACAAAGCCACAACAAGTGGGAAATTCACTGAGGCTCTCCGTCTCTTCCTTTCTATCCTCCACACCATCCCTCTAGTGGTAGTCGAGACAAGAAGAGAAGTCGATGAGGTTAAGGAACTAATCGTTATCGTTAAAGAATATGTCCTTGGTCTTCAAATGGAGCTCAAGAGGAGAGAAATGAAAGATGATCCGGTGAGGCAGCAAGAGCTCGCTGCTTACTTCACTCACTGCAACCTCCAAACACCTCACTTACGGCTCGCGCTGCTTAGTGCAATGGGCGTCTGCTACAAGGCAAAGAACCTCGCCACTGCTTATAATTTCGCAGAAAGGCTGTTGGAATCAAAGCCAGCGGAGAACCAGGCCAAGATGGCAAAACAGGTTAAGCAAGCCGCTGATCGTAACATGACCGACGCAACCAAGCTTAACTACGACTTCAGAAACCCGTTTGTGATATGCGGGTCAACATATGTCCCGATCTACAAAGGACAGAAAGACGTTTCGTGTCCTTACTGCACGGCCCGGTTTGTACCAAGCCAAGAAGGAAACATATGCACAGTCTGTGATCTAGCAGTGATTGGTGCAGACGCATCTGGTTTGCTGTGCTCTCCATCTCAAGTCCGGTGA
- the LOC104752859 gene encoding coatomer subunit alpha-1-like isoform X3, with protein sequence MCASFHPKEDLVVSASLDQTVRVWDIGALRKKTVSPADDIMRLTQMNSDLFGGVDAIVKYVLEGHDRGVNWAAFHPSLPLIVSGADDRQVKLWRMNETKAWEVDTLRGHMNNVSSVMFHAKQDIIVSNSEDKSIRVWDATKRTGLQTFRREHDRFWILAVHPEMNLLAAGHDSGMIVFKLERERPAFALSGDSLFYAKDRFLRYYEYSTQRDSQVIPIRRPGTPSLNQSPRTLSYSPTENAVLICSDLDGGSYELYIIPKDSVGRNDVVQDAKRGTGGSAVFIARNRFAVLEKSTSQVLVKNLKNEVVKKSSLPIPTDAIFYAGTGNLLCRSEDKVVIFDLQQRLVLGELQTPFVRYVVWSSDMESVALLSKHTIIIASKKLVLQCTLHETIRVKSGAWDDNGVFIYTTLNHIKYCLPNGDSGIIRTLDVPIYITKVSGNTIFCLDRDGKNNAISINATEYIFKLSLLRKRYDHVMSMIKNSQLCGQAMIAYLQQKGFPEVALHFVEDERIRFNLALESGNISVAVASATQINEKDHWYKLGVEALRQGNSGIVEFAYQQTKNFERLSFLYLITGNLDKLSKLMKIAEVKNNVMGQFHNALYLGDVKERVKILENAGHLPLAYITASVHGLNDIAERLATELGDNVPSLPEGKTPSLLMPPTPVMCGGDWPLLRVMKGIFEGGLESADRGGTVDEDDVGGDWGEELDINVDGMENRDIEDILAAAEGGEEDNDEEVGWGLEDLDLPPELDTPKASANARSSVFVTPPQGMPVSQIWSQKSSLAAEQAAAGSFDTAMRLLHRQLGIKNFTPLKSMFLDLFNGSHSYLRAFSSSPVVPLAIERGWSESSSPNVRDPPALVYDFSQLDENLKSGYKATTSGKFTEALRLFLSILHTIPLVVVETRREVDEVKELIVIVKEYVLGLQMELKRREMKDDPVRQQELAAYFTHCNLQTPHLRLALLSAMGVCYKAKNLATASNFARRLLESNPVENQAKMARQVVQAAERNMTDATKLNYDFRNPSVICGSTYVPIYKGQKDVSCPYCTARFVPSQEGNICTVCDLAVIGADASGLLCSPSQVR encoded by the exons ATGTGTGCCTCTTTCCACCCAAAAGAAGACCTCGTTGTATCGGCATCCTTAGATCAGACTGTCCGTGTTTGGGATATTGGTGCTCTTAGGAAGAAGACTGTATCTCCTGCTGATGACATCATGAGGTTGACTCAGATGAATAGTGATCTTTTTGGTGGAGTTGATGCCATTGTCAA GTACGTCCTTGAAGGTCATGACAGAGGTGTAAACTGGGCTGCTTTTCATCCCTCCCTGCCTCTTATTGTCTCCGGTGCAGATGACCGCCAAGTAAAGCTGTGGCGTATGAATG AAACTAAAGCTTGGGAGGTGGATACATTGCGAGGCCATATGAATAACGTTTCATCTGTGATGTTCCATGCAAAACAGGACATAATTGTATCAAACTCTGAAGATAAGAGCATCCGTGTCTGGGATGCTACCAAGCGAACTGGACTTCAAACTTTCCGTCGTGAACATGATAGATTCTGGATTCTTGCAGTTCACCCTGAGATGAATTTACTAGCAGCAGGACATGACAGTGGCATGATCGTGTTCAAACTTGAGAGAGAACGTCCTGCATTTGCTTTGAGTGGTGATTCTTTGTTCTATGCCAAGGATAGATTCTTGCGGTACTACGAATATTCAACTCAAAGAGACTCCCAAGTTATCCCTATACGGCGTCCTGGTACTCCAAGCTTGAATCAAAGTCCGAGGACTCTATCATACAGTCCGACTGAAAATGCAGTTTTGATCTGCTCAGATCTGGATGGTGGTTCTTATGAGTTGTACATCATACCGAAAGATAGTGTTGGTAGGAATGACGTTGTGCAAGATGCAAAGAGAGGGACAGGTGGCTCTGCAGTATTCATTGCCCGTAACCGCTTTGCTGTTCTCGAGAAAAGCACCAGCCAGGTGCTAGTCAAGAATTTAAAGAATGAGGTGGTTAAAAAGAGTTCTCTTCCTATCCCCACAGATGCTATCTTTTATGCCGGAACTGGAAATTTACTTTGTCGATCTGAGGATAAAGTAGTTATATTTGACCTCCAGCAaaggcttgttcttggtgaacTTCAGACACCATTTGTTAGGTACGTTGTTTGGTCTAGTGATATGGAGAGTGTTGCTTTGCTCAGCAAAC ATACTATAATTATCGCGAGCAAAAAACTTGTTCTCCAGTGCACGCTACATGAGACGATACGTGTGAAAAGTGGAGCTTGGGACGATAATGGTGTCTTCATTTACACGACTTTGAATCATATCAAGTACTGTCTTCCGAATGGAGATAGTGGAATCATCCGAACCCTGGATGTCCCAATCTATATCACCAAGGTGTCTGGTAATACAATATTTTGCTTGGATCGGGATGGGAAAAACAATGCTATCTCCATTAATGCAACCGAGTACATTTTCAAGCTTTCACTTCTGAGAAAGAGATATGATCATGTAATGAGCATGATAAAAAACTCCCAGCTATGTGGACAGGCTATGATTGCTTACCTGCAGCAGAAAGGATTCCCTGAGGTTGCCCTCCATTTTGTTGAAGATGAGAGGATCCGATTCAACCTGGCTCTTGAAAGTGGCAACATCAGTGTGGCTGTTGCGTCCGCTACACAGATTAACGAGAAAGACCACTGGTATAAACTTGGGGTGGAGGCTCTTCGCCAAGGTAATTCGGGAATTGTTGAGTTTGCATACCAGCAGACAAAGAACTTTGAGAGGTTATCGTTTCTTTATCTCATTACTGGTAATTTGGACAAGCTTTCAAAGTTGATGAAGATTGCGGAAGTGAAGAACAACGTGATGGGTCAGTTTCACAATGCTCTCTACCTAGGAGATGTTAAAGAGCGTGTTAAAATTCTGGAGAATGCTGGTCATTTGCCTCTAGCTTATATCACGGCTTCGGTTCATGGCTTAAATGATATTGCTGAGCGACTGGCAACCGAGCTAGGAGACAACGTGCCCTCATTGCCTGAAGGGAAAACTCCATCGCTTCTTATGCCACCGACACCAGTCATGTGTGGTGGTGATTGGCCTCTTCTAAGAGTGATGAAAGGAATATTTGAAGGAGGACTTGAGAGTGCAGACAGAGGAGGTactgttgatgaagatgatgttggAGGCGATTGGGGCGAGGAACTTGACATAAATGTTGATGGAATGGAAAACAGAGACATTGAAGACATTTTGGCGGCTGCTGAAGGAGGTGAAGAAGATAACGATGAGGAAGTTGGATGGGGACTTGAAGACTTGGATCTCCCTCCAGAGCTTGACACTCCTAAAGCCTCTGCTAATGCACGTTCTTCGGTTTTTGTGACACCACCCCAAGGTATGCCTGTAAGTCAGATCTGGAGCCAGAAATCTTCTCTTGCTGCTGAGCAAGCTGCAGCTGGAAGCTTCGACACTGCAATGCGTCTGCTCCACAGACAGCTTGGTATAAAGAACTTTACACCTTTGAAATCGATGTTTCTTGATCTGTTCAATGGCAGCCATAGCTATCTGCGTgctttttcttcatctcctgTTGTTCCACTTGCCATTGAGCGAGGATGGAGCGAGTCTTCCAGTCCCAACGTTCGTGACCCACCagctcttgtttatgatttctCTCAGCTAGACGAGAACCTCAAATCTGGCTACAAAGCCACAACAAGTGGGAAATTTACTGAGGCTCTCCGTCTCTTCCTTTCTATCCTCCACACCATCCCTCTAGTGGTAGTCGAGACAAGAAGAGAAGTCGATGAGGTTAAGGAACTAATCGTTATCGTTAAAGAATATGTCCTTGGTCTTCAAATGGAGCTCAAGAGGAGAGAAATGAAAGATGATCCGGTGAGGCAGCAAGAGCTCGCGGCTTACTTCACTCACTGCAACCTCCAAACACCTCACTTACGGCTCGCGCTGCTTAGTGCAATGGGAGTTTGCTACAAGGCAAAGAACCTCGCCACTGCTTCTAATTTCGCAAGAAGGCTGTTGGAATCAAACCCAGTGGAGAACCAGGCCAAGATGGCAAGACAAGTTGTGCAAGCCGCTGAACGTAACATGACCGACGCAACCAAGCTTAACTACGACTTCAGAAACCCATCTGTGATATGCGGGTCAACATATGTCCCGATCTACAAAGGACAGAAAGACGTTTCGTGTCCTTACTGTACGGCCCGGTTTGTACCAAGCCAAGAAGGAAACATATGCACAGTCTGTGATCTAGCAGTGATTGGTGCAGACGCATCTGGTTTGCTGTGCTCTCCATCTCAAGTCCGGTGA
- the LOC109129574 gene encoding uncharacterized protein LOC109129574, with protein MPIYSGNFYSCMQCNYILHEKCANLPRKMHHPIHPHMLTLKGGSRGLVEHSVDPCSACPWKCKAGFFYECEERDKDSYLFRLHVQCATISEPLVHKSHNHPLFLTSKPGEQRRCSVCKTLEQYSTKETFNCIECDYFALCFGCATLPQEVRYEHDKHMLTLSYGEETSTMTYWCEICEQKLDPKKRFYMCSEYCCVTLHIECLLGQDLYVKPGSSWISFSFNGVKIYVRSNNHHMTRPFCSYCKKRCPHKIVLESSGSKFCSTSCVGYFLSKKVNTTGNREYLQRMRYGDYEFSAMT; from the coding sequence ATGCCAATATATTCCGGTAACTTCTACTCATGTATGCAATGCAATTATATTCTCCACGAAAAATGTGCAAATCTTCCTCGCAAAATGCATCACCCGATACATCCACATATGCTCACTCTAAAAGGAGGATCTCGAGGTCTTGTGGAACATAGTGTGGATCCATGTTCAGCTTGTCCATGGAAATGCAAAGCTGGTTTCTTCTATGAGTGTGAAGAGCGGGATAAAGATAGCTATCTTTTTAGGTTACATGTGCAGTGCGCCACGATTTCTGAGCCATTAGTCCATAAAAGTCATAATCATCCTTTGTTCCTAACCTCTAAACCAGGAGAGCAAAGAAGATGTTCGGTTTGCAAAACGTTGGAACaatattcaacaaaagaaacattcaaCTGCATTGAGTGTGACTACTTTGCTTTGTGTTTTGGATGTGCAACTTTACCTCAAGAGGTGAGGTATGAGCATGATAAACATATGCTCACACTTTCTTATGGGGAAGAGACAAGTACAATGACGTATTGGTGTGAAATTTGCGAGCAGAAACTAGATCCAAAGAAGAGGTTTTATATGTGCAGTGAGTACTGTTGCGTCACCTTACACATTGAGTGTCTGCTTGGGCAAGACTTATACGTGAAGCCTGGTTCATCTTGGATAAGCTTCTCCTTCAATGGAGTGAAGATATATGTACGGTCCAACAATCATCATATGACTCGACCATTTTGCTCTTATTGCAAGAAGCGTTGTCCACACAAAATAGTTTTGGAGTCGTCTGGTTCAAAGTTTTGCTCCACTTCTTGTGTTGGTTATTTTTTGTCTAAAAAGGTGAACACAACTGGGAATCGTGAGTATCTACAGCGGATGCGCTACGGGGATTATGAGTTCTCTGCAATGACGTAG
- the LOC104752859 gene encoding coatomer subunit alpha-1-like isoform X1 — MCASFHPKEDLVVSASLDQTVRVWDIGALRKKTVSPADDIMRLTQMNSDLFGGVDAIVKYVLEGHDRGVNWAAFHPSLPLIVSGADDRQVKLWRMNETKAWEVDTLRGHMNNVSSVMFHAKQDIIVSNSEDKSIRVWDATKRTGLQTFRREHDRFWILAVHPEMNLLAAGHDSGMIVFKLERERPAFALSGDSLFYAKDRFLRYYEYSTQRDSQVIPIRRPGTPSLNQSPRTLSYSPTENAVLICSDLDGGSYELYIIPKDSVGRNDVVQDAKRGTGGSAVFIARNRFAVLEKSTSQVLVKNLKNEVVKKSSLPIPTDAIFYAGTGNLLCRSEDKVVIFDLQQRLVLGELQTPFVRYVVWSSDMESVALLSKHTIIIASKKLVLQCTLHETIRVKSGAWDDNGVFIYTTLNHIKYCLPNGDSGIIRTLDVPIYITKVSGNTIFCLDRDGKNNAITINATEYIFKLSLLRKRYDHVMSMIKNSQLCGQAMIAYLQQKGFPEVALHFVEDERIRFNLALESGNISVAVASATQINEKDHWYKLGVEALRQGNSGIVEFAYQQTKNFERLSFLYLITGNLDKLSKLMKIAEVKNNVMGQFHNALYLGDVKERVKILENAGHLPLAYITASVHGLNDIAERLATELGDNVPSLPEGKTPSLLMPPTPVMCGGDWPLLRVMKGIFEGGLESADRGGTVDEDDVGGDWGEELDINVDGMENRDIEDILAAAEGGEEDNDEEVGWGLEDLDLPPELDTPKASANARSSVFVTPPQGMPVSQIWSQKSSLAAEQAAAGSFDTAMRLLHRQLGIKNFTPLKSMFLDLFNGSHSYLRAFSSSPVVPLAIERGLSESSSPNVRGPPALVYDFSQLDEKLKSGYKATTSGKFTEALRLFLSILHTIPLVVVETRREVDEVKELIVIVKEYVLGLQMELKRREMKDDPVRQQELAAYFTHCNLQTPHLRLALLSAMGVCYKAKNLATAYNFAERLLESKPAENQAKMAKQVKQAADRNMTDATKLNYDFRNPFVICGSTYVPIYKGQKDVSCPYCTARFVPSQEGNICTVCDLAVIGADASGLLCSPSQVR, encoded by the exons ATGTGTGCCTCTTTCCACCCAAAAGAAGACCTCGTTGTATCGGCATCCTTAGATCAGACTGTCCGTGTTTGGGATATTGGTGCTCTTAGGAAGAAGACTGTATCTCCTGCTGATGACATCATGAGGTTGACTCAGATGAATAGTGATCTTTTTGGTGGAGTTGATGCCATTGTCAA GTACGTCCTTGAAGGTCATGACAGAGGTGTAAACTGGGCTGCTTTTCATCCCTCCCTGCCTCTTATTGTCTCCGGTGCAGATGACCGCCAAGTAAAGCTGTGGCGTATGAATG AAACTAAAGCTTGGGAGGTGGATACATTGCGAGGCCATATGAATAACGTTTCATCTGTGATGTTCCATGCAAAACAGGACATAATTGTATCAAACTCTGAAGATAAGAGCATCCGTGTCTGGGATGCTACCAAGCGAACTGGACTTCAAACTTTCCGTCGTGAACATGATAGATTCTGGATTCTTGCAGTTCACCCTGAGATGAATTTACTAGCAGCAGGACATGACAGTGGCATGATCGTGTTCAAACTTGAGAGAGAACGTCCTGCATTTGCTTTGAGTGGTGATTCTTTGTTCTATGCCAAGGATAGATTCTTGCGGTACTACGAATATTCAACTCAAAGAGACTCCCAAGTTATCCCTATACGGCGTCCTGGTACTCCAAGCTTGAATCAAAGTCCGAGGACTCTATCATACAGTCCGACTGAAAATGCAGTTTTGATCTGCTCAGATCTGGATGGTGGTTCTTATGAGTTGTACATCATACCGAAAGATAGTGTTGGTAGGAATGACGTTGTGCAAGATGCAAAGAGAGGGACAGGTGGCTCTGCAGTATTCATTGCCCGTAACCGCTTTGCTGTTCTCGAGAAAAGCACCAGCCAGGTGCTAGTCAAGAATTTAAAGAATGAGGTGGTTAAAAAGAGTTCTCTTCCTATCCCCACAGATGCTATCTTTTATGCCGGAACTGGAAATTTACTTTGTCGATCTGAGGATAAAGTAGTTATATTTGACCTCCAGCAaaggcttgttcttggtgaacTTCAGACACCATTTGTTAGGTACGTTGTTTGGTCTAGTGATATGGAGAGTGTTGCTTTGCTCAGCAAACATACTATAATTATCGCGAGCAAAAAACTTGTTCTCCAGTGCACGCTTCATGAGACGATACGTGTGAAAAGTGGAGCTTGGGACGATAATGGTGTCTTCATTTACACGACGTTGAATCATATCAAGTACTGTCTTCCGAATGGAGATAGTGGAATCATCCGAACCCTGGATGTCCCAATCTATATCACCAAGGTGTCTGGTAATACAATATTTTGCTTGGATCGGGATGGGAAAAACAATGCTATCACCATTAATGCAACCGAGTACATTTTCAAGCTTTCACTTCTGAGAAAGAGATATGATCATGTAATGAGCATGATAAAGAACTCCCAGCTATGTGGACAGGCTATGATTGCTTACCTGCAGCAGAAAGGATTCCCTGAGGTTGCCCTCCATTTTGTTGAAGATGAGAGGATCCGATTCAACCTGGCTCTTGAAAGTGGCAACATCAGTGTGGCTGTTGCGTCCGCTACACAGATTAACGAGAAAGACCACTGGTATAAACTTGGGGTGGAGGCTCTTCGCCAAGGTAATTCTGGAATTGTTGAGTTTGCATACCAGCAGACAAAGAACTTTGAGAGGTTATCGTTTCTTTATCTCATTACTGGTAATTTGGACAAGCTTTCAAAGTTGATGAAGATTGCGGAAGTGAAGAACAACGTGATGGGTCAGTTTCACAATGCTCTCTACCTAGGAGATGTTAAAGAGCGTGTTAAAATTCTGGAGAATGCTGGTCATTTGCCTCTAGCTTATATCACGGCTTCGGTTCATGGCTTAAATGATATTGCTGAGCGACTGGCAACCGAGCTAGGAGACAACGTGCCCTCATTGCCTGAAGGGAAAACTCCATCGCTTCTTATGCCACCGACACCAGTCATGTGTGGTGGTGATTGGCCTCTTCTGAGAGTGATGAAAGGAATATTTGAAGGAGGACTTGAGAGTGCAGACAGAGGAGGTactgttgatgaagatgatgttggAGGCGATTGGGGCGAGGAACTTGACATAAATGTTGATGGAATGGAAAACAGAGACATTGAAGACATTTTGGCGGCTGCTGAAGGAGGTGAAGAAGATAACGATGAGGAAGTTGGATGGGGACTTGAAGACTTGGATCTCCCACCAGAGCTTGACACTCCTAAAGCCTCTGCTAATGCACGTTCTTCGGTTTTTGTGACACCTCCCCAAGGTATGCCCGTAAGTCAGATCTGGAGCCAGAAATCTTCTCTTGCTGCTGAGCAAGCTGCAGCTGGAAGCTTCGACACTGCAATGCGTCTGCTCCACAGACAGCTTGGTATAAAGAACTTTACACCTTTGAAATCGATGTTTCTTGATCTGTTCAATGGCAGCCATAGCTATCTGCGTGCGTTTTCTTCATCTCCTGTTGTTCCACTTGCCATTGAGCGAGGATTGAGCGAGTCTTCCAGTCCCAACGTCCGTGGCCCACCagctcttgtttatgatttctCTCAGCTAGACGAGAAACTCAAATCTGGCTACAAAGCCACAACAAGTGGGAAATTCACTGAGGCTCTCCGTCTCTTCCTTTCTATCCTCCACACCATCCCTCTAGTGGTAGTCGAGACAAGAAGAGAAGTCGATGAGGTTAAGGAACTAATCGTTATCGTTAAAGAATATGTCCTTGGTCTTCAAATGGAGCTCAAGAGGAGAGAAATGAAAGATGATCCGGTGAGGCAGCAAGAGCTCGCTGCTTACTTCACTCACTGCAACCTCCAAACACCTCACTTACGGCTCGCGCTGCTTAGTGCAATGGGCGTCTGCTACAAGGCAAAGAACCTCGCCACTGCTTATAATTTCGCAGAAAGGCTGTTGGAATCAAAGCCAGCGGAGAACCAGGCCAAGATGGCAAAACAGGTTAAGCAAGCCGCTGATCGTAACATGACCGACGCAACCAAGCTTAACTACGACTTCAGAAACCCGTTTGTGATATGCGGGTCAACATATGTCCCGATCTACAAAGGACAGAAAGACGTTTCGTGTCCTTACTGCACGGCCCGGTTTGTACCAAGCCAAGAAGGAAACATATGCACAGTCTGTGATCTAGCAGTGATTGGTGCAGACGCATCTGGTTTGCTGTGCTCTCCATCTCAAGTCCGGTGA